From the Corvus cornix cornix isolate S_Up_H32 chromosome 1A, ASM73873v5, whole genome shotgun sequence genome, the window CATTAAAAGACACATTCGCAAAGGTATCTTTCATAGTTCAATCTTAACAGAAACCAACATTTTGACTTAAACtcccttttaaaacaaacctgaTGATGTTATACATTACAGTGTCAACTAATGACCTTGCTTTACTACACTTATATATACATCCGTTCCCCTGAACCCCCGTGCAAGTGCGTGCACAACTGCATAGCTAACAGTCAGAAGAATCCTGCAATGTAAGGCTAGAGGCACAGCCAATTTGACTCCCTTATTGTATTTGGAAACCCTGATTTCCAAATTAAAGCACTTTCAGGGTAACTAGAAAATATACTTTTTCCAACCCTGCAGCCTAAAAGTGGTGAAAGAATGAGGTAAACATACTGCATAGGCTATATATTTAAATCCAAATCCCCAAAGTGTTTTGGcttaattatgaaattatttaaaactgaacagagagaaaaaaaaataataaaaatctgaaaacaaatctAGGTTGACATTAACTGCAAATTAGACAATAAATCATTTAGAAAGGGCATTTCctactgccttttttttcttattttttaagtcagccagaaaaaagcacaaattgAAAAGAGCCTTGGTGCTTTTTCCATGGAGCTGTTCCTTCTAGAACACCTGCTCACATTCAGCTTGTCTGCTTCAGTTAGTCTGAGCCAGGACTGGGCTGACACTGTCACAGCACTCCAGTGAATACCAGCCTTTCAAGAcatgctgcagcttttcttgcCCAGCCCAAGTCCTGGAGCAATGACCAAGCTTTACAACACAGGGCCTTTAGAAAAGACACCAGTGCTTAACAGAGTGTCAGAGAGCTCAATAAGCATTTTAAACCATTTGAAAACTAAATTATAATTAACAATAATCACTGTTCTGAttctcatatttttatttaaaatgtgtctttGCAGGTccactttttttaatattccctTGCATCAGTGTTTAGTTCCCAGAAATCATTCCTGTCAGGCAAtacagttttctgaaaagataGTATCTTCCATCCTCACCACATTTTCAATAAACTCTGTAGAAGACAGTCAATGATCAGACTAAGATAAAGTGCATATATTCCTTTCTGATACAGGCAACAAAATTGTGGACTGAAAAATTAATCATACtgaaaaccacaccaaaaaaacccacagtggcCCTTCAGCACCCCCCGATGAAGTTTCCCCACTGCGTACTGcccaaaaatacttttcttcaaGTGTCtgttagcttaaaaaaaaaaaaggaacttacaacattttaaaaaatggttcCTTTTCAATTAGACTCTGAGAAACTACAGCTCCCTCAAGGCTGGCATACTGCCTTGACAACTTGTAAGCAGTTTGTATTTCACCCTTTGGATCCAGGTTTCAAGCTTGCAAAAGCTTTGGAGTTCTTAAGGGAATGTGAAATTTCATTgagaaaagagataaaatgaTAGTCCCTTTCTGACTTCTTGGACTCAAAAATAACTACAATGGTAAAGTGAGGTTCAGGGCGAGTCAGAAAGTAGGTGCTTTGGACTTTGTCATCGTAGAAGTGAACAACCTTCTCCAAACTGTTGAGGTCAGAGGTTCTATCAGTCATAATCATGATCACATTGGGCCAGTGCATAACAGGCCTGTcactgggcagggacaccacTGCAGGATACTGATCCACTCCTTTTGGGGCTTCCCTGTATGAATGGGGGTGATGATAACCATGTCCCTGAAAACTCTCTGATCCACGATTGTCAAAAATTAAGGAAACATTGACAGCATCATACTTCCGGATGAAACTGGAAATTTTCCCAAAGTAATCAGGATTTGTTTTAGCAGtcaaagttttcatttcagatgctGTTGTCTGTCGACTAAGGGCCTCGTGAAAGTAAAAGCTAAACTTGGCAAGGAGAATGTTTTTGAGCTTCATCAGCCACAGGAAGAGGTGTGGAGGTTGCACAGCCTTCTGAGACTGCCCTCCAAACAGGTGCTTCTTGGTCTCCCGCTGTTTCTCAAAAATTTGGCCCCAAGTCTGTAGCTTTGTGTGAGCACTGTGCAAGTTGACCAGGGATGGAAGGAACTTCCACTCTGAGATCTGAGCCTGAGCCTTTAAGAGGTGTGCAAGCACATCTACCTCCAGCTGGAAACTGCTTTCAAGAGGACTGAGGATTGGATGATGAAATCTAGAAAACATAACATTAGTCAAGACATGAGAACTGCTGTACACAATGGTGAAATCATCAGATAGTATTTGGCAGTTAACAGACAAAATATCAAATATCAAAGCAGAGCAAAGTGTAAACAAACAATAATATTCCTTATTTAAATAACAGTTCTGTCTACATAATTACggtaaatattttcatgaactGCTTCACATCTCAGAAAAAACACCACCTGCCAGACATTTCTCTATCAAAGTAAGGGAGTTGTATTTCATCAGTTCAAGAACAATCACTGTTTATCTTAATCCATGAACTACTATATAAcaccatttctttttaaattcaggtgATCCTGTTccaatttaaaatgtcttcCGGCAGTAATATATGTCTTGATGGTTTTGGAATAGCAGTAAGATAATAAGTTAAATCAAAGAATTATGTTATGAATCTCTTGTTCATATAGGGAAGCTATGAGGAAGTCAAGCCGaacttggttttgcttttttagtaAATCACAATAAAATTGCCAAGAAAAAATAGTCACTGGAACCATAACCAACTCTTTATcttctcacttttttccccagacatttagaaaaaataatacagatgCAGTCTACCTCTCTTCCCATGATACTCATATTATTTGCAAACATCATCAATAATAACATACTTAATTGGAACCATAAAACTGTAATGTAAAATTTCTAACTTTAGAAAAAATGAGCCTTCAGCAAATACAGAAGTGGCCTTTTTAGTAAATGTGTTCCCTCATTGGCATTTAGGACTCTTAAAGAGGTCTCTAATAAAGAACAATGAAAAGTTCAAGGACAAGACTTGATGAGGTTTCCATTTAAGTAAAGACAGATTTATCTtctcacttcagaaaaatatcttgGGTCTTGTTATTGGTTTAAAACAATAAAGTTTACACAGAATTTTTCCAACATTTAACAGCTCATCTTCAGCCAAAACTAAAGCAAAGTCATTATTCCCATCAGCTTCCAGGACACAACAAATAACATCTGTTTTGGAAATAGCTggttcaaaaccaaaacaacttcATTTTGTTGTGGACCAGAAGAGAGAATGAAAATTTCAGGCTTTTCATCCCCTCTCCCTTCATGactttttctttgacttttccTCAAGTTCTTGTTGAAACATTAACTCCTTGGCTTGTGAAAAATGTCTGCCAATTTTATCACTATCTGTaaccatctcttttttttagaAGCCACAATTTGTATCTTGCAGGGATTTGTTATTAAGATGCAAGTCCAAATTGGGCTGAGAAGTCCAGAGCATATTTACATTCCTTTGAACAAACAAGAGtcaactaaaaataatttctaacagTCATTAAATATCTCCAATGGTTTTGGCATTCACCAAAAacagttttgctgctgtgtaTTTTAAGACAGTACAAAAAGCATTATGCAACATTATTTGTTGCAGACAGTCCCATCAAATGACACACAGCACAGTGGTTTAAACACATTTGCAGTCAGACCAAGAAAGTTTTCTCCAAtcttaaaagcaatttaaaaatccttacTAAGGCAGCACTGCCAAAGTCTCCTAGATTAACGTTCTGATGTACAGCTTCCCACTTCTACTTTGCTTCATGGCTTTCTTAATGTTTCATTGTCCAGCAGGATTTGCTAAACTGTTTTAATCCAAAAATACACACCTTAGCCACAGCTGAGAAGCTTGATATGATTGCAGAGTAAACTGACAAGTTATGTACTACGTGTATCTGCTGTAATTGAGTTTTATAACGTAGAAGCATCCAACTGAGCTGTGTCACGTAAAACAGACAAGTTTTTACAATATTTCATAAGCCAGAGTGTTAAAGTTTAAAAACACGTtggaaaattgattttttcctcctaacCATTCTTGAAAGCAGAGGGATGGTAGTTATGTTTTGCAGACTGTGAAGAagccacattttctttttccttccacagatCACACATTCATGCACATATTACCCAATGCTGACTAgataaaaaacattaaacacttaaaaaaaattttatcaaAATAGGTGTTATAGTTACTTATTCATTTTATACTAAGCTTTTAAATGATCCTGCTTCTGATGCTGCTTTAATTATTGAAGATCCCACCCAAACCAACAGTTAAAAATTTCAGGAGAAGTTACTTCTCCAGATGTATTctagagaaaaatggaaaggaaaatatctaGTATTGGCCATGTACAAGTCAGCAATAAGTAGTAATAAAATCATAACAAAATAGCTTTTCAGATGGCATTTCAGATACAAACAATATGTCTTGTTAACAGTCAATTCTGCTGTTCCTTCACCAGCAAACAGGTATTTCCTCTACATTATCTGACCAGCTATTTTCACAtataaaggaaagaaaccaaGGCCAGAACCTATCTAAAAAACACACATCCTGTCTGGCCTTAGCACAGCTGGCTGAAATAATTGCACAAATCCTCAGCTACAAGTGAGGAGCATACTGACAGAGGGAAGAGGCTGTGTAAGGATGCATTTATTTGATGTTTCACCTGTAAAGCAGAAATGCCTTGCAGCCAGTACATATCAACATAACACACCCCAGAAACTGATCTGAGCTATGAAGAAACTAAAAGGAAGGACTAAAGGAATATATCATTTTACCCACTGTTTCAGAAATATTCTGTAGGCCACTGGGGAGAAGCACACTGCAGGTACTGAATTAGCTCTGACAGCATCTTAGATTGTCTCCATCTTAAAGATTGCTTGTTAACCCAAAGCATGATCATCAGTATTTTTTCCAGGGAGacattacttattttttaaaaaatgttataatACATATAGTTacataatatatattatataaacaTATTATATAACATATAATGCCTTAGAAGTACAAATGTATCagtgaaatttatttaaatagcaTAGTAAAACATTTTGTATGCACGTATAGTCTCCAATCACTTCATCAAAGtacaaatttcagttttcagattttttaacaGTTCTGTTGATTTAGCACATGCTCAGAACAGATGGCAGTGGTTACTGTACAACAGAAATCAACTTCtcaaaaaaacacccaaacaaaaaaatgccaacaAAAAACCATCC encodes:
- the KICS2 gene encoding KICSTOR complex protein C12orf66 homolog isoform X2, producing the protein MGESIPLGAPVPVEQAVLETFFSHLGIFSYDKAKDNVEKEREANKSAGSSWLALLAGLAHLAAAEKAYHSMTFLGQKLGGQSFFSRKDSIRTIYTSLHNELKKLCFFVQARMEIADFYEKMYTLSTQKFINSEELVNILESILKKYSSRFHHPILSPLESSFQLEVDVLAHLLKAQAQISEWKFLPSLVNLHSAHTKLQTWGQIFEKQRETKKHLFGGQSQKAVQPPHLFLWLMKLKNILLAKFSFYFHEALSRQTTASEMKTLTAKTNPDYFGKISSFIRKYDAVNVSLIFDNRGSESFQGHGYHHPHSYREAPKGVDQYPAVVSLPSDRPVMHWPNVIMIMTDRTSDLNSLEKVVHFYDDKVQSTYFLTRPEPHFTIVVIFESKKSERDYHFISFLNEISHSLKNSKAFASLKPGSKG
- the KICS2 gene encoding KICSTOR complex protein C12orf66 homolog isoform X1 — protein: MGESIPLGAPVPVEQAVLETFFSHLGIFSYDKAKDNVEKEREANKSAGSSWLALLAGLAHLAAAEKAYHSMTFLGQKLGGQSFFSRKDSIRTIYTSLHNELKKVVATGHNALGGTAPHLEELLSHLSEQLCFFVQARMEIADFYEKMYTLSTQKFINSEELVNILESILKKYSSRFHHPILSPLESSFQLEVDVLAHLLKAQAQISEWKFLPSLVNLHSAHTKLQTWGQIFEKQRETKKHLFGGQSQKAVQPPHLFLWLMKLKNILLAKFSFYFHEALSRQTTASEMKTLTAKTNPDYFGKISSFIRKYDAVNVSLIFDNRGSESFQGHGYHHPHSYREAPKGVDQYPAVVSLPSDRPVMHWPNVIMIMTDRTSDLNSLEKVVHFYDDKVQSTYFLTRPEPHFTIVVIFESKKSERDYHFISFLNEISHSLKNSKAFASLKPGSKG